In Meleagris gallopavo isolate NT-WF06-2002-E0010 breed Aviagen turkey brand Nicholas breeding stock chromosome 2, Turkey_5.1, whole genome shotgun sequence, the following are encoded in one genomic region:
- the LOC104909482 gene encoding exportin-1-like, with product MPAIMTMLADHAARQLLDFNQKLDINLLDNVVNCLYHGEGAQQRMAQEVLTHLKEHPDAWTRVDTILEFSQNMNTKVSK from the exons ATGCCAGCAATTATGACAATGTTAGCGGACCATGCAGCTCGTCAGCTGCTGGATTTTAATCAGAAACTGGATATCAATCTTTTGGACAATGTGGTGAACTGCTTGTACCATGGAGAAGGTGCACAG CAAAGAATGGCTCAAGAAGTCTTGACTCACTTAAAAGAACATCCTGATGCATGGACAAGAGTTGATACTATTTTGGAGTTCTCTCAGAATATGAATACCAAAGTAAGCAAATAA